One genomic segment of Gottschalkia acidurici 9a includes these proteins:
- the ftsH gene encoding ATP-dependent zinc metalloprotease FtsH, producing the protein MKISKKVIACVIILGVIISSSIYFYKTNQSKYSDITYKKFLSEIKKENVEEVSLSEGSKVKGKLKDGKYFKTDNPRTEGFKEKLLMSNVKVIEPNDNSILNNTVILIVTLAGISGILYATRKNTSKQAEKEMSQMSDIESSEGTTGKLKFDDIAGNEEAKDSVKELVDFIKNPDKYERYGARMPRGVLLYGPPGTGKTLLAKALAGEAEVPFFAVTGSDFVEVYTGLGASRIRNLFKKARQKGKCVIFIDEIDALGKKRKDGPSGGSDEGDRTLNALLTEMSGFKGNEGIIVMAATNRIDTLDEALLRPGRFDRQIEIGLPDINARHKILELHSKDKPVSENVDFRQIAYQTVYFSGAKLESLMNESAMLAAKHNDTEINMNHIDRAFYTVIAGEEKKDRSSISLEEKKITAYHEVGHALMTKLTSPKNRVTKISIIPSTKGIGGFSMNIPQDKMYHTKKDIENNIMVALGGRAAEEIKFGKDDITTGALNDLQKTTDMAMSMVGKFGMDEEIGLLNYEVVLGSNLGSNSYIIERTKVIIKELYDRTLKTLKENEILLENVTSKLLEKETLNEDELNEMFENACQGVKI; encoded by the coding sequence ATGAAAATCAGTAAAAAAGTTATAGCATGTGTAATAATACTAGGGGTTATCATAAGCTCTTCTATATATTTCTATAAGACTAATCAATCAAAATATTCAGATATAACATACAAAAAGTTTTTAAGTGAAATTAAAAAGGAAAATGTAGAAGAAGTTTCTTTAAGTGAAGGATCTAAAGTAAAAGGAAAACTTAAAGATGGTAAATACTTCAAAACGGATAACCCAAGAACAGAGGGATTCAAGGAAAAACTTTTAATGTCTAATGTGAAAGTAATAGAGCCTAATGACAATTCTATATTAAATAACACAGTTATATTGATAGTTACTTTAGCTGGAATATCAGGAATACTATATGCTACTAGAAAAAATACATCTAAACAAGCTGAAAAAGAAATGTCTCAGATGTCAGACATAGAAAGCAGTGAGGGAACAACAGGAAAGCTTAAGTTTGATGACATAGCTGGAAATGAAGAAGCTAAGGATAGTGTTAAAGAGCTAGTAGACTTTATAAAAAATCCAGATAAATATGAAAGATACGGAGCTAGAATGCCTAGAGGTGTATTACTATATGGACCTCCGGGAACTGGAAAAACATTACTTGCAAAAGCACTAGCTGGTGAAGCAGAAGTACCATTTTTTGCAGTAACAGGATCAGACTTTGTGGAAGTTTATACAGGGCTTGGGGCAAGTAGAATTAGAAATTTATTTAAGAAAGCTAGACAAAAAGGGAAGTGTGTAATATTTATAGATGAGATAGATGCTTTAGGTAAAAAGAGAAAAGATGGACCTTCAGGAGGTTCTGATGAAGGGGATAGAACTTTAAATGCATTATTAACAGAGATGTCAGGATTTAAAGGAAATGAAGGAATAATAGTAATGGCAGCTACTAACAGAATAGATACACTAGATGAAGCGCTTTTAAGACCAGGTAGATTTGATAGACAAATAGAAATAGGACTTCCAGATATAAATGCAAGACATAAAATTTTAGAGCTTCATAGCAAAGATAAACCAGTTTCTGAAAATGTTGACTTTAGACAAATAGCATACCAAACAGTTTACTTTAGTGGTGCTAAGTTGGAAAGTCTTATGAATGAATCTGCAATGTTGGCGGCAAAGCATAATGATACTGAAATAAATATGAATCATATAGATAGAGCATTTTATACAGTTATAGCAGGAGAAGAAAAGAAGGATAGAAGCAGTATATCTTTAGAAGAAAAGAAAATAACTGCGTACCATGAAGTTGGACATGCGTTAATGACTAAGTTAACTTCACCAAAAAATAGAGTTACTAAAATAAGCATTATCCCAAGTACCAAAGGAATTGGTGGATTTAGTATGAATATACCACAAGATAAAATGTATCATACTAAGAAAGATATAGAGAATAATATAATGGTAGCATTAGGTGGAAGGGCTGCAGAGGAAATAAAATTTGGAAAAGACGATATAACTACAGGAGCTTTAAACGACTTACAAAAAACTACAGATATGGCTATGTCCATGGTAGGTAAGTTTGGAATGGATGAAGAAATTGGATTATTAAATTATGAAGTTGTTTTAGGGTCGAACTTAGGAAGTAATAGTTATATCATAGAAAGAACTAAAGTAATAATAAAAGAACTTTATGATAGAACCTTAAAAACTTTAAAAGAAAATGAAATATTATTAGAGAATGTAACGAGTAAATTGCTAGAAAAAGAGACTTTAAATGAAGATGAGCTAAACGAAATGTTCGAAAATGCTTGTCAAGGTGTAAAAATATAA
- a CDS encoding NAD(+)/NADH kinase, translating to MEETNKKRIINIIHNNDMPSTKAFKSLHDKLSRKDYEIYEGFNPDAILNICIGGDGAFLRTVHRYHFPDIPFIGVNTGHLGFFQEISPDNLDKFVDKFCAEEYNIEEISLIQADICTRDACITLNGINEIVIKAIESRVIHLNIYIDNEHFEKVSGDGVIISTPIGSTAYNYSCGGSVISPSLNVLQLTPIAPINSKSYRCLNNSLIIPKDTPIVFSPEYRDENSVLIIVDGKQFTYDNISEISFSFSEKTLKRLTLNKKNFWANVRDKFL from the coding sequence TTGGAAGAGACAAATAAAAAAAGAATAATAAACATTATACATAATAATGACATGCCTTCAACCAAAGCATTTAAGTCTTTACATGATAAACTTTCTCGTAAAGATTATGAAATATATGAGGGATTCAATCCTGATGCTATATTGAACATATGTATAGGAGGAGATGGAGCTTTTCTAAGAACAGTTCATAGGTACCACTTTCCAGATATACCTTTCATAGGTGTGAATACTGGACACTTAGGATTTTTTCAAGAGATTTCTCCTGATAACTTAGATAAATTCGTGGATAAGTTTTGTGCTGAAGAATACAATATAGAAGAAATTTCACTCATACAAGCTGATATTTGTACTAGAGATGCTTGCATAACACTAAATGGTATTAATGAGATTGTTATAAAAGCAATAGAGTCTAGAGTCATACATCTAAATATTTATATTGATAACGAGCATTTTGAAAAAGTCAGTGGAGATGGTGTTATAATATCTACCCCTATTGGTAGTACAGCTTATAATTACTCTTGCGGTGGAAGTGTTATAAGTCCTTCTTTAAATGTACTTCAACTTACTCCAATAGCCCCTATAAACTCTAAGTCCTATAGATGTTTAAATAATAGCTTAATAATACCTAAAGATACGCCCATAGTATTTAGCCCTGAATATAGAGATGAAAACTCTGTTCTCATCATAGTAGATGGAAAACAATTTACATATGATAATATATCTGAAATAAGCTTTAGCTTTTCTGAAAAGACTTTAAAAAGACTTACTTTAAATAAAAAGAATTTTTGGGCTAATGTAAGAGACAAATTCTTATAA
- a CDS encoding histidinol-phosphatase HisJ family protein, which yields MYDFHVHSNFSGDCEYSMEEMVKGAIKNNIKMMSFTDHMDHDYGNCEVDFIFEVEDYLKHFNKVKDSFKNDIELLTGVEIGMQPHLVTKIYDLMPLDVFDFIIMSIHTAKGSELHEGDFYKNKSASKAYADYYEDLYTCVSNFDNFDIVGHVNIIDRYTNFLKNPEIEFNEYKDLLIEVLKKIISKDKGIEVNTSGIRYGLGAFHPNVEILKLYKQLGGEIITFGSDSHTPKDLGFMYADVLNLLRDLDFKYITTFKERKHNFIKI from the coding sequence ATGTATGATTTTCATGTTCACAGTAACTTTTCTGGTGACTGTGAGTATAGTATGGAAGAAATGGTTAAAGGTGCAATTAAAAATAATATAAAAATGATGTCTTTTACTGATCATATGGATCATGATTACGGTAATTGTGAAGTTGACTTTATATTTGAAGTAGAAGATTATTTAAAACATTTTAATAAAGTTAAAGATAGTTTCAAAAATGATATAGAACTTTTAACTGGTGTTGAAATAGGTATGCAGCCTCATCTAGTTACAAAAATATATGATTTAATGCCTTTAGATGTTTTTGACTTTATAATAATGTCTATTCATACAGCTAAGGGTAGTGAGCTTCACGAAGGAGATTTTTATAAGAATAAGTCTGCTTCTAAAGCATATGCGGATTATTATGAAGACCTTTACACTTGTGTTAGCAATTTCGATAACTTTGATATAGTTGGTCATGTAAATATAATAGATAGATATACAAATTTTTTAAAAAATCCTGAAATTGAATTTAATGAGTACAAAGATTTATTAATAGAAGTTCTGAAAAAAATTATTTCTAAAGATAAAGGTATTGAAGTAAATACTTCTGGTATAAGATATGGGCTAGGTGCTTTTCATCCTAATGTTGAAATTCTGAAGCTATATAAACAACTTGGTGGAGAAATTATTACTTTTGGTTCAGATTCTCATACTCCTAAAGACCTAGGCTTCATGTATGCAGATGTATTAAATCTCTTAAGAGATTTAGACTTTAAATATATAACTACATTTAAAGAAAGAAAACACAACTTTATAAAAATATAA
- the pepF gene encoding oligoendopeptidase F, with the protein MILLSENNNLVKERKDINEEYKWNLKSLYESDEKWEEDIKKLKEMSKEIALFKGKIGDSSESLLKTLNLKDEISRIIENLYTYAKMRLDENTTDSKYQTLSDRASSTSVEIEESVSFIVPEILLIEEQKLKQYIKNESDLKIYEHYINEILRQREHILSQEQESIIAQMGELSSAPESIYSMLNNADMKFPAIKNEDGVEIEITHGNFIPLMENKNRKVREEAFKGLYGAYNSFRNTFATSLNSEVKKNIFHAKVRNYDSALESSLDENNINTSVYDNLIDVVNENLNLMHKYVSIRKRLLEIDELHMYDLYTPIIKEVDMKIPYEEAKEIVLKGLTPLGKDYTDIVNTGFNSRWIDVYENRGKRSGAYSWGTYDSDPFILLNYHDTLDNVFTLAHEMGHSMHSYYSKTNQPHIYGGYSIFLAEIASTTNEALLIDYMLKNTTKKEEKLFLLNHYLEQFRGTIFRQTMFAEFERDIHREVENGGALTADNLSEMYKELNKKYYGKDIIVDDEIDVEWARIPHFYYNFYVFQYATGFSAAIDFSQKILEEGESAVDKYKGFLKSGSSEYAIETLKKAGVDMTTKEPVERALKLFGELIEEMESLI; encoded by the coding sequence ATGATATTATTGTCAGAAAATAATAATTTAGTTAAAGAAAGAAAAGATATAAATGAAGAATATAAATGGAACTTAAAATCGCTATATGAGAGTGATGAAAAGTGGGAAGAAGATATAAAAAAACTAAAGGAAATGTCTAAAGAAATAGCTTTATTTAAAGGAAAAATAGGGGATAGTTCAGAAAGCTTATTAAAAACTTTAAACTTGAAAGATGAAATAAGCAGAATAATAGAAAATTTATATACTTACGCTAAAATGAGATTAGATGAGAATACTACTGATAGTAAATATCAGACTTTAAGTGACAGAGCGTCTAGTACTTCAGTTGAAATTGAAGAGAGTGTGTCTTTTATAGTTCCAGAGATATTATTAATAGAAGAACAAAAGCTTAAGCAGTATATAAAAAATGAAAGTGACTTAAAAATATACGAACACTATATAAATGAGATACTAAGACAAAGGGAACATATACTATCACAAGAGCAAGAATCTATAATAGCACAAATGGGAGAGTTATCAAGTGCGCCTGAAAGCATATACTCAATGCTTAATAATGCTGATATGAAGTTTCCAGCTATAAAGAATGAGGATGGTGTAGAAATAGAGATAACTCATGGAAATTTCATACCATTAATGGAGAATAAAAATAGAAAAGTAAGAGAAGAAGCTTTTAAAGGTCTTTATGGAGCATATAATAGTTTTAGAAACACATTTGCAACTTCTTTAAATAGTGAAGTGAAAAAGAATATATTTCATGCCAAAGTTAGAAACTATGATTCAGCGCTAGAAAGTTCTTTAGATGAAAATAATATAAATACATCAGTTTATGATAATCTAATAGATGTAGTAAATGAAAATCTTAATCTCATGCATAAATACGTAAGTATAAGAAAAAGGCTACTGGAAATAGATGAATTACATATGTATGATTTATATACTCCAATTATAAAAGAGGTAGATATGAAGATACCTTATGAGGAAGCAAAAGAGATAGTATTAAAGGGATTGACTCCACTAGGAAAAGATTATACAGATATAGTTAACACTGGATTCAATTCAAGATGGATAGACGTATATGAGAATAGAGGAAAGCGAAGCGGAGCATACTCTTGGGGTACTTACGACTCAGATCCTTTTATACTATTAAATTATCATGATACATTAGACAATGTATTTACGCTTGCTCATGAAATGGGACATTCAATGCATAGTTACTACTCTAAAACTAATCAACCTCATATATATGGTGGATATAGTATATTCTTAGCAGAAATAGCCTCTACAACTAATGAAGCTTTGCTAATAGACTATATGCTTAAAAATACAACTAAAAAAGAAGAGAAACTTTTCTTATTAAACCATTACTTAGAACAGTTTAGAGGAACTATTTTCAGACAAACTATGTTTGCAGAATTTGAAAGAGACATACATAGAGAAGTTGAAAATGGAGGGGCTTTAACAGCAGACAATTTAAGTGAAATGTATAAGGAACTAAATAAAAAGTACTATGGAAAAGATATTATAGTAGATGATGAAATAGATGTAGAGTGGGCAAGAATACCACACTTCTATTACAATTTTTATGTGTTTCAATATGCAACAGGGTTTTCTGCTGCAATAGACTTCTCTCAAAAGATATTAGAAGAAGGAGAGAGTGCAGTCGATAAATATAAAGGATTCTTAAAAAGCGGAAGTTCAGAATATGCTATAGAAACTCTTAAAAAAGCGGGAGTAGATATGACTACCAAGGAACCAGTAGAAAGAGCTTTAAAACTATTTGGAGAACTTATAGAGGAGATGGAAAGCTTAATATAA
- a CDS encoding putative polysaccharide biosynthesis protein, giving the protein MSKRDLLYGTLILTIVNFLSRIMGFVYKIAISKHIGAEGVGLFQMISPVLMFTITITTAGIPIAISRLVSVHASNGRSIKKILRISFLLNLVLSVILSLIIFIFAETISHSILKNKDIYLSVLFLIPSIIIISLGSIFRGYFYGIKKVLPSGIAQLIEQFSKIAFVLYILTKITAVTPKVGVIICVIGIAVGELLGFLWMIISYKFTSSKETPVKKASLSYSTIFYDIFKISLPITLSRMLSVLLQLLNSILIPQRLVLAGYTYKQSIAIFGKSVGMTLPLIYLPFMVTSPLVVNIIPMLSELVALKKYREVRENIYIALRITFILSIPMTIFFAFFGEPIGLFLYGDKEVGTYLSVIGYGTIFMSLQHILSGILQGIGKERISTINNLVGNVFQVICAYFLLAKPGFGINGFFLSFILSALITTLLDYMVVCKSTNIKINLISYMIKPLVAAIFALLTTKLSYNYIGFLPCIFVGMFTYIFTLFIIKGIPKSIFKLIFRIKKS; this is encoded by the coding sequence ATGAGTAAAAGAGATCTTCTATATGGTACCCTTATATTAACTATAGTTAATTTTTTATCTAGAATTATGGGCTTTGTATATAAGATAGCTATTTCTAAGCATATTGGTGCAGAAGGAGTCGGGCTTTTCCAAATGATAAGTCCAGTATTAATGTTTACTATCACTATTACAACCGCTGGTATTCCTATAGCTATTTCTCGGTTAGTTTCTGTTCATGCATCTAATGGCCGTAGTATAAAAAAGATTTTGAGAATTTCATTTCTTCTTAATTTAGTTTTATCCGTTATATTAAGCTTAATAATTTTTATATTTGCTGAAACCATAAGTCATAGTATTCTTAAAAATAAAGATATTTATCTATCTGTTTTATTTCTTATTCCATCAATTATAATAATATCTTTAGGTAGTATTTTTAGAGGTTACTTTTATGGAATAAAAAAAGTATTGCCATCTGGAATTGCTCAACTTATTGAACAATTTTCTAAGATAGCATTTGTGCTATATATTCTTACTAAGATTACCGCTGTAACTCCTAAAGTAGGTGTGATAATTTGCGTAATAGGAATAGCTGTGGGTGAACTTTTAGGATTCTTATGGATGATTATAAGTTATAAATTTACTTCATCTAAAGAGACACCGGTTAAGAAAGCTAGTTTATCATATTCAACTATCTTTTATGACATTTTTAAAATTTCACTTCCTATAACTTTATCTAGAATGTTAAGTGTTCTTCTACAACTTTTAAATTCAATATTAATTCCACAAAGACTTGTATTAGCAGGTTATACTTATAAACAGTCTATAGCTATATTCGGGAAATCTGTTGGAATGACTTTACCACTAATATATTTACCTTTTATGGTTACTTCCCCTTTAGTCGTAAACATTATCCCTATGTTATCTGAACTCGTTGCACTAAAAAAATATAGAGAAGTAAGGGAAAATATATATATAGCTTTAAGAATTACTTTTATATTGTCTATTCCAATGACTATATTTTTTGCTTTTTTCGGAGAACCTATAGGATTATTCTTATATGGTGATAAAGAGGTTGGAACTTACTTATCTGTTATTGGATATGGAACTATTTTTATGTCCTTGCAGCATATTCTTTCAGGTATCTTACAAGGAATAGGAAAAGAACGTATATCAACAATAAACAACCTAGTCGGAAATGTGTTCCAAGTTATATGTGCTTATTTCTTGTTAGCAAAACCAGGCTTTGGTATAAACGGTTTCTTTTTAAGCTTTATTCTTTCTGCGCTTATTACAACTTTACTAGATTATATGGTAGTTTGTAAAAGTACGAATATAAAAATCAACTTAATTTCTTATATGATAAAACCTCTTGTAGCTGCTATTTTTGCTTTACTTACTACTAAATTGTCATATAATTATATAGGTTTCTTACCTTGTATATTTGTCGGTATGTTTACGTACATTTTCACATTGTTTATAATTAAAGGCATTCCTAAATCTATATTTAAGTTAATATTTAGAATAAAAAAATCCTAG
- a CDS encoding YkvA family protein codes for MNYSKEFSEDSLFQKIIKTTKKAGISVIYAVLLLFYTLQKSSTPKKAKATIMGALGYFISPIDAIIDITPVAGYTDDLGVLIAAIITVAMYIDDEVKQKARTKLNDWFGNYDENLLKDIDSKVNKSE; via the coding sequence ATGAACTATTCAAAAGAATTTTCAGAAGACTCACTATTTCAAAAAATAATAAAAACAACTAAAAAAGCTGGTATTTCTGTAATATATGCAGTACTATTACTATTCTATACTTTACAAAAATCTTCTACACCTAAGAAAGCTAAAGCAACAATAATGGGAGCTTTAGGATACTTTATTTCACCAATAGATGCAATAATAGATATAACTCCAGTAGCTGGATACACAGATGACTTAGGAGTATTAATAGCAGCGATTATAACAGTAGCTATGTATATAGATGATGAAGTAAAACAAAAAGCAAGAACAAAACTAAATGATTGGTTTGGCAATTATGATGAGAACTTATTAAAAGATATAGATTCCAAAGTGAATAAAAGTGAATAA
- a CDS encoding bifunctional 5,10-methylenetetrahydrofolate dehydrogenase/5,10-methenyltetrahydrofolate cyclohydrolase: MGRIDVQKISDDIRAELKEKMMKLENKPTLAIILVGDDPASVKYVESKGIIMREMGAGYQSYVLPEQTTEKELLDLIEKLNSDDSVHGILVQLPLPNKEIDEEKIVKAILPSKDVDGFNEGGAPPCTALGIMKIFEKIGYKLEGRKVAVLGTNITIGEPIVPLLKNEGVEVLNLDTDDSNKIKEELFKFEPQAIVSAMDIKGLVSASDLPESVEVFMDGGAIRELQEDGKYKSFGDFNHEEYDILDNRNIKYTYRVKGVGIMILTMLAYNLLERYEVSQKK, translated from the coding sequence ATGGGTAGAATTGATGTTCAGAAAATATCAGATGATATAAGAGCCGAATTAAAGGAAAAAATGATGAAGTTAGAAAATAAGCCTACACTAGCTATAATACTAGTAGGTGATGACCCAGCAAGTGTTAAGTATGTAGAGAGTAAAGGAATTATTATGAGAGAAATGGGAGCGGGATATCAAAGTTATGTACTTCCAGAGCAAACTACAGAAAAAGAATTACTTGATCTAATTGAAAAATTAAATAGTGATGACTCTGTACACGGAATATTAGTACAGTTACCACTTCCTAATAAGGAAATAGACGAAGAAAAAATAGTAAAAGCTATATTACCTTCAAAAGATGTTGATGGATTTAATGAAGGAGGAGCGCCTCCTTGTACGGCATTAGGAATAATGAAAATATTTGAGAAAATAGGATATAAACTAGAAGGAAGAAAAGTTGCAGTTTTAGGTACAAATATAACTATAGGAGAGCCTATAGTGCCATTATTAAAAAATGAAGGTGTAGAAGTATTAAATCTAGATACTGACGATAGTAATAAAATAAAGGAAGAGCTATTTAAATTTGAGCCACAAGCAATAGTTTCAGCTATGGATATAAAAGGATTAGTATCAGCATCAGATCTACCAGAGTCTGTAGAGGTGTTCATGGATGGAGGCGCAATAAGAGAATTACAAGAAGACGGTAAATATAAGTCATTTGGTGACTTTAATCATGAAGAATATGATATATTAGATAATAGAAATATTAAGTACACATATAGAGTAAAAGGTGTAGGAATAATGATACTTACTATGCTTGCATATAATTTACTTGAAAGATATGAAGTTTCTCAAAAAAAATAA
- a CDS encoding RluA family pseudouridine synthase, which produces MNYFQETESIISFKANIDDLKVEEILKKEFDISSRLFTKLVRNKSVFLNGEKVNRNQKAKKGDIITIIIPDEEDINIPDPDIPIDIIYEDLDLVIINKEPNIVVHPTKGHPYGTILNGMAYYFKEKNIKKKVRFVNRLDMNTSGVLVIAKNSFGHQQMSKQFQEDTVEKRYMALVDGIVEKDEDTIDLPIEREGEDSIKRIVREDGKRCITRYKVVERYKNTTLLDVKIETGRTHQIRVHLSHIGHAIVGDSLYNTESNLIDRQALHSYYLKFKVPRNGEHKEVKAGLPKDMKNVINIAREKEI; this is translated from the coding sequence ATGAATTATTTTCAAGAGACAGAAAGTATAATATCTTTTAAGGCAAATATAGATGATTTAAAAGTAGAAGAGATTTTAAAAAAGGAATTTGATATATCAAGTAGGCTTTTTACAAAACTAGTGAGAAACAAGTCAGTATTTTTGAACGGTGAAAAGGTTAATAGAAATCAAAAAGCTAAAAAAGGAGATATAATAACGATAATAATACCAGATGAGGAAGATATAAATATACCAGATCCAGATATACCAATAGATATAATATATGAAGATCTGGATTTAGTTATTATAAATAAGGAGCCTAATATAGTAGTTCATCCAACTAAAGGACATCCATATGGAACTATATTAAATGGAATGGCATATTATTTTAAAGAAAAAAATATAAAGAAAAAAGTCAGATTTGTAAATAGATTAGATATGAATACATCAGGAGTTCTAGTTATTGCTAAAAATTCATTTGGTCATCAGCAAATGTCTAAACAATTTCAAGAAGATACAGTTGAAAAAAGATACATGGCTCTAGTAGATGGCATAGTGGAAAAAGATGAAGATACAATAGATTTACCTATAGAAAGAGAAGGTGAAGATTCAATAAAAAGAATTGTAAGAGAGGACGGTAAAAGATGTATAACTAGATATAAAGTAGTAGAAAGATATAAAAATACTACTCTTTTAGATGTAAAGATAGAAACTGGAAGAACTCATCAAATAAGAGTCCACTTAAGTCATATAGGTCATGCTATAGTAGGAGACTCACTTTATAACACTGAAAGTAATCTTATAGATAGACAAGCACTACATTCTTATTATTTGAAGTTTAAAGTACCTAGAAATGGGGAACATAAAGAAGTAAAGGCTGGTCTACCAAAAGATATGAAAAATGTTATAAATATAGCAAGAGAAAAAGAGATATAA
- a CDS encoding stalk domain-containing protein — protein sequence MKKILSVILMLLVIGSSVSFAQSDKITIVIDGNTINTDVNPVVIDGRTLVPIRVVSENLGAKVEWNAETKEVKLDFTELGASVKMKIDSKEYDVNGEVGTMEVAPKMIDGRTMVPIRFISEELGFLVEWDGNTKTVNISSEYEIPEEVEKAALVLESAISENYSEEAIMIFEEAEEIEGKTYYLFGIYENDSQEAGILSLYYVSENLDEIYEWDSEGETLIEVPLK from the coding sequence ATGAAAAAGATATTATCAGTTATACTTATGTTATTAGTAATAGGCTCTAGCGTTTCATTTGCTCAAAGCGATAAAATTACAATAGTTATAGATGGAAACACTATAAACACAGATGTAAATCCTGTAGTAATTGATGGAAGAACACTTGTTCCGATAAGAGTAGTTAGTGAAAATCTTGGAGCTAAAGTTGAATGGAATGCTGAAACAAAAGAAGTAAAATTAGACTTTACTGAACTAGGTGCTAGCGTAAAAATGAAAATAGATAGTAAAGAGTATGATGTAAACGGAGAAGTAGGAACAATGGAAGTTGCGCCTAAAATGATAGATGGAAGAACAATGGTGCCTATAAGATTTATAAGTGAGGAATTAGGATTTTTAGTTGAATGGGATGGTAATACTAAAACAGTAAATATATCTTCAGAATATGAAATACCTGAGGAAGTAGAGAAAGCAGCTTTAGTACTAGAAAGTGCAATATCAGAAAATTACTCAGAAGAAGCAATTATGATTTTCGAAGAGGCAGAAGAAATAGAGGGAAAAACATATTACTTATTTGGTATTTACGAAAATGATTCACAAGAAGCAGGTATCTTAAGCTTATATTACGTATCTGAGAATTTAGATGAAATCTATGAATGGGATTCAGAGGGAGAGACTTTAATAGAAGTACCTTTAAAGTAA
- a CDS encoding HD domain-containing protein, with protein MNELLKHSKIVKDISIEIADDINITGRDKELIIAGALLHDIKKHTGDNHNKIGAEYVESNINNFFEINNKEEKELIRLMVRFHKGEKYREKNYNERQIQMIEIVRASDKIAKLYKPKTINVESDIEDKINELINEEVEESAFKILEKHLNKNKDIINNK; from the coding sequence CTGAATGAGTTATTAAAACATTCTAAAATAGTAAAAGACATATCAATAGAAATAGCAGATGATATTAATATTACTGGTAGAGACAAGGAGTTAATAATAGCTGGGGCTCTACTTCATGATATAAAAAAACATACTGGAGATAATCATAATAAGATTGGTGCTGAATATGTAGAGAGTAATATAAATAACTTTTTTGAAATTAACAATAAAGAAGAAAAAGAGCTAATAAGACTAATGGTTAGATTTCATAAAGGTGAAAAATATAGAGAGAAAAATTATAATGAAAGACAGATACAAATGATAGAAATAGTTAGAGCATCAGATAAAATAGCAAAACTATATAAACCAAAAACAATAAATGTAGAATCAGATATAGAAGATAAAATAAATGAGTTAATAAATGAAGAGGTAGAAGAATCTGCTTTTAAAATATTAGAAAAACATTTAAACAAAAATAAAGATATTATAAATAATAAATAA